A DNA window from Carassius auratus strain Wakin unplaced genomic scaffold, ASM336829v1 scaf_tig00052076, whole genome shotgun sequence contains the following coding sequences:
- the LOC113090034 gene encoding uncharacterized protein LOC113090034, which produces MISGLKLLKMFWIVLFCLCFWRLDGVFGDEIKLVKLGDSVTLNSSLTELMDDDQILWRFGIKNILIAEMNVTDDNITLYDDVLDGRFRDRLTLDDQTGSLTITDITMKHTGVYHGIVINRTSVSILLAINDEISVQKGDSVTLNSGLTEIMHDDQINWMYKAENALTTVSIKRADRMTVYDDVLGGRFRNRLKLDNQTGSLTIINITTEDAGCYALLILGPKESLKAFSVSVYNSVHCCGFTEAVIRLVLSALVGVATVIILVYDIRS; this is translated from the exons ATGATTTCTGGACTGAAACTGTTGAAGATGTTTTggattgttttgttctgtttgtgtttctggcgTCTAGATG gtgtgtttggcGATGAAATTAAGCTTGTGAAActgggagattcagtcactctaaactctAGTCTGACTGAATTAATGGATGATGATCAGATTCTGTGGAGGTTTGGGATTAAAAACATTCTGATAGCTGAAATGAATGTAACGGATGACAACATAACTCtatatgatgatgttcttgatgggagattcagagacagactgacacTTGatgatcaaactggatctctgaccatcacagacatcacAATGAAACACACTGGAGTTTATCACGGAATAGTGATCAACCGTACGAGCGTGTCCATCTTGCTTGCTATCAATG ATGAGATATCAGTACAGAAGGGGGATTCAGTCACTCTGAACTCTGGTCTCACTGAAATAATGCATGATGATCAGATTAATTGGATGTATAAGGCTGAAAATGCTTTAACAACTGTGAGCATTAAACGAGCTGACAGAATGACTGTGTATGATGATGTTCTTGGTgggagattcagaaacagactgaagctggacaatcagactggatctctgaccatcataaacatcacaactgaagatgctggatgttATGCACTACTGATACTTGGACCAAAAGAGTCATTAAAAgctttcagtgtttctgtctata actctgtTCACTGTTGTGGttttactgaagctgtgatccgattggtcctctctgctctggtgggcgtggctactgtcattattctggtttatgacatcagatcctgA